The sequence below is a genomic window from Glycine max cultivar Williams 82 chromosome 20, Glycine_max_v4.0, whole genome shotgun sequence.
agttttaaattatttatttgaagtaataattttttgttagaatgaaGTATTAATCTGAAGTTTTCCCAAAcagtttttcaattatttatttaaatttttcttagtATTTTTTGTATATAGTTGACCAGTGAAACCAGCGCGCTGCTCCCTAGATTCCCTCTCCCACACGCTGACTTCTAAAACCAGCAGTTGTTTCGCCAAAACTGCTGGCTAAACCCTATCTTCACATGTTTCGCCAGTGCCAATGGCAAAACACCCTCCACGTCAGTAGCATGTTGCCAATGCCAGTAGCGGGACTTCCCTGTATCGCCAATACCAGTAGCGGGATGCATGTAAAAACAGACTCCCTACGTAAATAGTTTAGGAAGGGACCCTATTTGATAATTAGTTTGTAAAAGTGATCCATTTAGGTCAATTTGCCACTCCGACCTAAGTTCTCTCTTTTGATTGTGCTTTTGTAAAAGTTGTGCTAACTCAGTTCTTTCTAGTTTCTACACTTTTGACTCATTCTCTTACAAGTTATTGctataaattttcatatatttctaattaataattaaattagataaatttaaaaactcaTGTAACTAGGCCGGCTTAAGGTCCTAGCAGCCCAAACAAGGATTTTAGGCCGGGCCCCCAAGAAAAAggtcccaattttttttttagtactaatatacctagaaaaaattattgtaaaattatatttgaaaataaattttaattaaaatattataagtaactattaatctttttattggTACCGTAAGTAACAATTAATAAGTAACAAGCtcgaaaaattaattttaaataaaataatgataattttaataaactattttatgagtaaataaaagatctcatttttaaatttgctGTGGGCCTCTGAGGTTGTTGAGCCGTTTTGCATGTAACTAAATCCTAAGAATATAGGAAGAGAGATattgacattttattttttttaatttgagttaaactaattttgatttctttttttaaaaatatctttctgGTTTGATATGGTGTATCAAGAGTTAACATGTAATTTTGAATTTGTCTTGTTTAATCAATAGTATTTgggaagaattaaaaaaataaaaagtaaaaaataaaataaaaacttaatgaaaaagaatatacatttttttttaagttttcgttactcaaaatttcaatataaaataggcagaggaatgaaaatgattagtCTGGTgaacttttaaatttataattttatctcaaaaacaacttaaaacttttgaaaagaaaaatgacatattgtcaatttttgtaataaaaaaaagactttgataacaattttatctttattttgtcTAAGTTGTGCTTTGGTTAACATATGAGTGTCTGTTAGGTGAGATTTGTGGGAAAATGAATTCAGTAACTCTAACGAGTGactttcctttatttatttttttatcctaaaaattaaagttaaataatttataataactcatgcATGATAATTGGTTGAGCTAGACTTATTGGTAATAGTTTCGATTTTGCCACTTGttttataatatgtttttttattggtttaatcataattatgttttatatttatttttattttaaaattgccaGAAATTCTCTGACAGTTCCTAAATTGCCAGAAATTGATTCTAtagtataaaaaattctaatgatttaattgtttagtTATCGTCAAAATATTCTAGGTGATTTTTTACcattacaaaaatttatttacaactaCCAAAGTCTTGACGGCGAGATTGATTTGAGGACTTAAAATGAGGAAAAATCCCTTCTTATAGTTCACTGAATCCGTGTCCGTTTGCTGGCCATTGCAAAATGCTCTTAGGTAcacctaacatttttttaaaatggtaaAATTGTTTTTGCTAATTTTTTCTTTGATCCGTATGTTGATCCATATGTTGATCCATAAGAGacttacgaatcaacttgatttgtAACTTGATCCATAAAAGTGAGACACCAGcttccggatcaagttgatccgtaataggtttacggatcaacttatccgtaattgtttattaaaaatttaaaatataatatatacatttaaagatatttattttattaattataatataattaaatatatttatgtattttattaattatgatatatttataaatattgatttattataaataattaattttataatatttttttagaagatgatattaaaatacttactctgtcccattataattattgtttaaggttattttatacatattaataaaaatcaataaatagataaaagataataataattttataaaattaatattatcatcattaatttattttttatttttataattaatcatatcattaatattataaagaatataaataaaaaataattagtattatattaaaaattaaaatattaactattttataatacattttttttacatgatcattAGTATAGGAGggaaaatagtaattataagagaatttaaaaatattagtacgttatataaaataaggatcTTAGATAACGAATgatgtccattttttgtttaatttatttttttctacacccttttcaatttctttatttcaattatatttaaagttttatttaaaattactttttattagttggtaaactaagttaattagaccatttataataatttacatatactataactaaattaactagaccattttaataacacgcgtgtatatagacacaaatggaatacacaatcaatggaaataaataaaactaacattactaatgaaaataaataaaaccaacaatacTAATGAAATGAGTTCATGTACAATATCTGTATATACAtggaatatcaatataaaatatgtaaataaattacgCCTGATCCGTGCGCCGCCTGCGTCTAGACCTAACATATACTAGATGGTCCTATGTCACATTCTTGGCCATCCTGATGCATTCTTCGATCACCTCATGTGTCGATGAGCCTGGTGTGACCACCCCTAGACTCAGATGGCGCTCCAACCTCACAGCAATGTCATCACAAACTTCCCGTtacatacaaaacaaatagattacacaaattattatgcaaatattgagataaatgacgtaaattattagtattacttaccactgcatgtctaggCTCCTCCACAGATGTCGACGATGCTCTTGGCTCTGACACGTGAGGGATATCCATCTGCGGGGCCTGAGGGACGACTCGGGGTTGCGGGGCGTGACCATCAGGCAGAGGATCTGATGCGTGGCCtggtgtcatgaaaggatgCGAGATGTGGAAGAACCAGTCCATGTAGTCACTGGCACACTGACTTGGCACAACGCACACCTCACCTGCTGGAACAATATGATCCGAgtagtgcatccacctgtcgTGTATATCATCATACGACACCCATGAATCAACAGGAGGAGCAGGAATGGTCTACGTGTATCCAAACTGCCGCACGACCATCTCTGGTCTGTAATAAACATCAACAGGCCCCCAACGCAAGAGACCAGAATAGCATGATATGAGTTCATGAATCTGGAGTTGGTCCAGGCGCTCCCTGTACGCCGGTTTATGTATGCTCTTCATGGTCTTCTTCGTCGCAATCCACCTACACGCACGCGGGGAATCTTCGTCGTATTCCTAATCAGTAGTGGAGTCCGCGACTGACGGAAAATACTCGTAAATCCAACACTACAAATGTAACATCATAATGATAAACATTAATAAAGAAAGTCtatctaacaaaattttaagttGAACATTGTTGAACCTGAacgaatgaaaaacatatttgttaccTGCAACAATGTGATGTAACCGCCAAGTTGTTGGCTGTGGCTGATAGATGCATCATTCAGTTGGTCGTACATATGCACCAGAGCAGCCACTCCCCAGGCATACCTCTCCGTCATACTGAGGTCACAAAGGGCCTCCAAGTACACAACATGAACATtagttgcactcttgttagcaaacagagtgcaacccagaagatgaagaagatatgCGCGAGCTTCAGTTGTCCAATGACCTGCCTAGCATCAACGCTCGTATATGTCACGTACCCATTGCAGGCGTACGTACGATCCACGATACTGGGTTATCTCAGCCCTGGCAGACTCTGCAGAGACCATCAATAAGTCTACCAGCATCTGAACCGCATCGTCCACGTGCAAGGGCTGAAAGGCGTGCAAGTCGCCAACCACGGGCAGATGGAGAAGCGAGGAGACATTGTCCAGCGTGATCGTGAGCTCTCCCACTGGTAGATGAAAACTAGACGTCTCCCGGTGCCACCGCTCCACAAACGAGGACAAAAGTCCCCGATCGCCAGTGTCTACTGAACACGTGATCAGAGGACTTAGTCCTGTCCCAACAACGAGTCCCTCAATGGCAGGGACAGACCTGCCTAAACTATGGACCTTCCTCCCGTGAGAGGATAACTTCAACTCAGGacgctcctgaattgaagtataaaggaatgcaaaattcgtgaaaatcatcatttaaaggaaaactaatttcaatcataaagtataatttacaagtaactaaaaataaatattataaatacctctcccgTCCATACGCTGCAAGCAACGTGATCTGCATACTAGGTCAACACAGATGGGTCGCACGGACCACCCGGAAATCCCTCATGCTCATCCTCAGCAGCCTCCACGCCTGTGTCCGCAGGAATGTCTGCCACAATGTCATCTACATCAGCTGGTGCCATCGGGCCATCCGGAAATACATCAGCCTCAACATCTGGCGCAGGGACCACTGGCTCATCGTGCGCCACAATCACAGCGACTCGCTGCCTCCATGCGGATGTGGTAGGCCGTTGACGCTGTCGAGCATCATCGGAATCATCACGATCTCCTCTGCCCACACCTCTGCCAGTAACGTGACCTAAGGCACGACCTAATCCTTTGatcctaaccatgatctgcaaatgagtACCGCAAATTCAATCACTGATTTCATTCACTCAAATTT
It includes:
- the LOC102666477 gene encoding protein MAIN-LIKE 1-like; its protein translation is MENTTLKMPGLLKTNEHHDHRTQTLGMEEEDDAHGGNTTWRTSTVGQAFLKPATTSCKQNERKKNVAEVRPGVRKETKTTSRQQEEEKMIMVRIKGLGRALGHVTGRGVGRGDRDDSDDARQRQRPTTSAWRQRVAVIVAHDEPVVPAPDVEADVFPDGPMAPADVDDIVADIPADTGVEAAEDEHEGFPGGPCDPSERPELKLSSHGRKVHSLGRSVPAIEGLVVGTGLSPLITCSVDTGDRGLLSSFVERWHRETSSFHLPVGELTITLDNVSSLLHLPVVGDLHAFQPLHVDDAVQMLVDLLMVSAESARAEITQYRGSYVRLQWSATNVHVVYLEALCDLSMTERYAWGVAALVHMYDQLNDASISHSQQLGGYITLLQCWIYEYFPSVADSTTD